The following proteins come from a genomic window of Malus sylvestris chromosome 4, drMalSylv7.2, whole genome shotgun sequence:
- the LOC126618470 gene encoding uncharacterized protein LOC126618470 produces the protein MAQSQWLLLCLISAAAYVSVTMADENAHQTLGQSPSASIASTPAPSPSPPVIRKLGMHNPSKANSKSSDAPALSPSSAPAASTSEAPETEESLSIPEQEIHLKKHHHSTDKSVAGGGVILGGLATTFLVAVFSYIRATARHKASATSTTGSQIA, from the coding sequence ATGGCTCAATCTCAATGGCTTCTCCTTTGCTTGATCTCAGCAGCTGCTTATGTGAGTGTAACCATGGCTGATGAAAATGCTCATCAAACCCTAGGGCAGTCTCCTTCAGCTTCAATCGCAAGCACCCCAGCTCCAAGTCCATCTCCACCTGTAATTAGGAAACTGGGAATGCACAACCCTAGTAAGGCCAACTCCAAGTCTTCTGACGCACCAGCTTTAAGCCCGAGCAGTGCACCTGCAGCTTCCACAAGTGAAGCGCCGGAGACTGAAGAGAGTCTGAGCATCCCAGAGCAAGAGATCCACCTCAAAAAGCACCACCATTCGACGGATAAGTCGGTTGCCGGTGGCGGTGTGATCCTCGGAGGACTTGCCACCACCTTTTTGGTTGCAGTTTTCAGTTACATTAGAGCCACTGCAAGACATAAAGCTTCAGCGACTAGTACTACTGGTTCTCAAATTGCGTAG
- the LOC126618469 gene encoding probable proteasome inhibitor, protein MANDKSVMAVIRAARPNFRNNDDKVVFAVHASFLAAGYVLTAAGPPAFSESALSSSSTDEVGMEQWNELDGEYAFVYMNPEKGSKKVLVKCLTMNGKLLVDALADGSSQPVHLEIDVGDYVGEDGGSNYSTQFKNLENLVKKLDTEVLSKLYGSGSSTSGSSINPVSSEKSERSTTESVSGPSRFHTGPSAPYTDPSGIAYPPVMPYGGSDVLPGPGAGVYPSRGDGSGSMLVGPHDPRWFGGVGDPGFSFDPSRPAGVPPGARFDPYGPPGVPGFEPNRFARNPRRPPGGGTHPDLEHFGSGSDFI, encoded by the exons ATGGCGAACGACAAGTCGGTGATGGCAGTAATCAGAGCCGCGAGGCCGAACTTCCGCAACAACGACGACAAGGTCGTTTTCGCCGTTCACGCCTCCTTCCTCGCCGCTGGCTACGTCCTCACCGCCGCCGGTCCCCCCGCCTTCTCCGAATCCGCTCTCTCCTCATCTTCTACGG ATGAAGTGGGCATGGAGCAGTGGAACGAGCTCGACGGCGAGTACGCATTCGTCTATATGAACCCAGAAAAGGGCTCGAAGAAGGTGCTGGTTAAGTGCCTTACGATGAACGGCAAGTTGCTTGTGGATGCACTGGCTGATGGGAGCTCTCAGCCCGTCCATCTCGAAATCGA TGTTGGTGATTATGTTGGAGAGGATGGGGGCAGCAATTACTCCACACAGTTCAAGAATTTAGAGAATCTGGTGAAGAAATTGGATACTGAAGTTCTGTCAAAATTATATGGGTCTGGATCGTCCACGTCCGGTTCTTCAATTAACCCTGTAAG TTCAGAAAAGAGTGAGAGATCAACAACTGAGTCTGTTTCTGGACCTTCACGCTTTCACACTGGACCTTCAGCCCCTTACACTGATCCTTCAGG AATTGCGTATCCTCCTGTCATGCCTTATGGTGGTAGTGATGTTCTTCCTGGGCCTGGTGCTGGAGTCTACCCTTCAAG GGGTGATGGTAGTGGAAGCATGCTTGTAG GACCCCATGACCCTCGTTGGTTTGGTGGCGTTGGAGACCCTGGGTTTAGTTTTGATCCCTCTAGGCCAGCAGGTGTTCCACCAGGTGCTCGTTTTGATCCCTATGGGCCCCCAGGTGTTCCAGGTTTTGAGCCTAATCGATTTGCAAG GAATCCACGGAGGCCGCCGGGAGGTGGCACTCATCCAGACCTGGAGCATTTCGGGAGCGGCTCAGATTTCATTTAG